A window of the Glaciimonas sp. CA11.2 genome harbors these coding sequences:
- a CDS encoding isocitrate lyase encodes MSQYQEDIKAITGLKDKEGSAWNAINPESAARMRIQNRFKTGLDIARYTAKIMRDDMNNYDADSSKYTQSLGCWHGFIGQQKMISIKKHFNSTDRRYLYLSGWMVAALRSEFGPLPDQSMHEKTAVTALIKELYTFLRQADARELGGLFRQLDGAEGAAKQAIQDKIDNHITHVVPIIADIDAGFGNAEATYLLAKQMIEAGACCIQIENQVSDEKQCGHQDGKVTVPHEDFLAKIRAVRYAFLELGVDDGVIVARTDSLGAGLTKQIAVTNEPGDLGDQYNSFLDVEEVSADAMKNGDVIIKRDGKLVRPKRLPSNLFQFRAGTGEERCVLDSITSLQNGADLLWIETEKPHIAQIGGMVKAIRKVIPNAKLVYNNSPSFNWTLNFRQQIFDIMKSEGKDVSSYDRAGLMSVEYDATELAIAADEKIRTFQADSAREAGIFHHLITLPTYHTAALSTDNLAKDYFGDQGMLGYVAGVQRKEIRQGIACVKHQNMAGSDLGDDHKDYFSGDAALKASGKDNTMNQF; translated from the coding sequence ATGTCACAATATCAAGAAGACATCAAAGCCATCACCGGTTTGAAGGACAAAGAAGGTAGTGCATGGAACGCGATTAATCCTGAGTCCGCTGCACGTATGCGCATTCAGAACAGATTTAAAACGGGCCTGGATATCGCACGTTACACTGCGAAAATCATGCGCGATGACATGAACAACTACGATGCTGACTCGTCCAAGTACACCCAGTCTTTGGGTTGTTGGCACGGTTTTATCGGTCAACAGAAGATGATTTCTATCAAGAAACACTTCAACAGCACCGATCGTCGCTATTTATATTTGTCGGGTTGGATGGTTGCCGCATTGCGTTCTGAGTTCGGCCCATTGCCTGACCAGTCGATGCACGAGAAGACTGCTGTAACGGCGCTGATCAAAGAGCTTTACACTTTCTTGCGTCAAGCTGATGCACGTGAGTTGGGTGGTTTATTCCGTCAATTAGACGGTGCTGAAGGTGCTGCCAAGCAAGCGATTCAGGATAAAATTGATAACCACATCACGCACGTAGTACCAATCATTGCTGATATTGATGCCGGTTTCGGTAATGCGGAAGCGACCTACCTGTTGGCTAAGCAGATGATCGAAGCGGGTGCATGCTGCATCCAGATCGAAAATCAGGTTTCTGATGAAAAGCAGTGCGGCCATCAAGACGGTAAAGTAACGGTTCCTCACGAAGACTTCCTCGCCAAAATCCGCGCGGTTCGCTACGCGTTTCTGGAACTGGGTGTAGACGACGGTGTCATCGTTGCGCGTACCGACTCATTGGGTGCTGGCCTGACCAAGCAAATCGCAGTAACGAATGAGCCTGGCGATTTGGGTGATCAATATAACTCCTTCCTCGACGTTGAAGAAGTGTCGGCCGATGCGATGAAAAACGGCGACGTCATCATCAAGCGCGACGGTAAACTTGTCCGCCCTAAGCGTTTGCCTAGTAACCTGTTCCAGTTCCGCGCTGGTACTGGTGAAGAGCGTTGTGTTCTGGACTCAATTACATCCCTGCAAAACGGTGCTGACTTACTGTGGATTGAAACTGAAAAACCACACATTGCACAAATCGGCGGTATGGTTAAGGCGATTCGTAAAGTTATTCCAAATGCCAAGCTGGTGTACAACAACAGCCCATCATTCAACTGGACACTGAACTTCCGTCAGCAAATTTTTGACATCATGAAAAGTGAAGGCAAAGATGTTTCTTCGTACGATCGCGCTGGTTTGATGAGTGTTGAATACGATGCAACGGAGTTGGCGATTGCTGCTGACGAAAAAATCCGCACTTTCCAAGCCGATTCAGCACGTGAAGCCGGTATTTTCCATCACCTGATCACGCTGCCGACTTATCATACTGCTGCATTGTCTACTGACAACCTGGCAAAGGATTACTTCGGTGATCAAGGTATGTTGGGTTATGTTGCTGGCGTTCAACGCAAAGAAATCCGTCAGGGTATCGCTTGTGTTAAGCATCAAAACATGGCCGGTTCAGACCTCGGCGATGATCACAAAGATTACTTCAGTGGCGACGCTGCGCTGAAAGCATCTGGTAAAGACAATACGATGAACCAGTTCTAA